A region of Ferruginibacter albus DNA encodes the following proteins:
- a CDS encoding DKNYY domain-containing protein: protein MTKTKFISFFLLLLWITSCKEQKKKNISKTEEINRTDLAQLELKDSSSLTKVKAQFYKSKSGQLFERTFADREIQGVDTLVSVEYFNGNLPQDIDPLTFEQLDGWFAKDKSFAYYYRPTSGGMLCVKLDSADSKTFHLIPGQYLYAVDNKHVFKEAEILENIDPQKMIITKDKEGKILKIQSGFITYTAD from the coding sequence TTGACAAAGACAAAGTTCATATCTTTTTTTCTTCTCTTACTCTGGATAACGAGTTGCAAGGAGCAAAAGAAGAAAAACATTTCAAAAACAGAAGAAATAAATAGAACCGACTTAGCGCAACTTGAACTCAAAGACAGCTCTTCTTTAACAAAGGTTAAAGCACAGTTTTATAAAAGCAAATCAGGGCAACTATTTGAAAGGACATTTGCTGATCGAGAAATTCAAGGTGTTGACACTTTAGTTTCAGTAGAATATTTCAATGGAAATTTGCCACAAGATATCGACCCTTTAACTTTTGAGCAGTTAGATGGTTGGTTCGCCAAGGACAAAAGCTTTGCATACTATTACAGGCCAACAAGTGGCGGAATGCTTTGTGTAAAATTGGACAGCGCTGACAGCAAAACATTCCACCTTATTCCCGGGCAATATTTGTACGCGGTTGACAATAAGCACGTTTTTAAAGAAGCAGAAATCTTAGAAAATATTGACCCACAAAAGATGATAATCACAAAGGACAAAGAAGGCAAAATATTAAAGATCCAAAGTGGATTTATAACTTATACCGCAGACTAA
- a CDS encoding DUF5958 family protein, whose protein sequence is MLSEEEIIINKIAQGKLSLDDGLKWFKNIDSTEQRNILACLRLYLEQSHPEQQLIDDSLEMVSLKFSVKPILLFKTHPYKIAAIYVCDLSDNELEESFITLLTLFKYADTRRRELFCKSSCTHEWHNLS, encoded by the coding sequence ATGCTATCAGAAGAAGAAATAATAATTAATAAAATTGCACAAGGCAAATTAAGTCTTGATGACGGCTTAAAATGGTTTAAGAATATTGACTCTACTGAACAGAGAAATATTCTTGCTTGCCTGCGATTATATTTAGAACAATCTCACCCTGAGCAACAATTGATTGATGATAGTTTAGAAATGGTGTCGCTTAAATTTTCCGTAAAACCTATTTTGTTATTCAAGACACATCCATACAAGATTGCAGCCATTTATGTTTGCGACCTTTCTGATAATGAATTAGAGGAATCATTTATAACATTGCTGACTCTGTTTAAATATGCCGACACCAGGCGACGAGAGTTGTTTTGCAAAAGTAGTTGTACCCACGAATGGCATAATTTAAGCTAG
- the miaB gene encoding tRNA (N6-isopentenyl adenosine(37)-C2)-methylthiotransferase MiaB, whose product MEGLLIDSKVHDESRQGEAYAIDNTAQYKKYFYIESYGCAMNFADTEVVASILQTNGFGATKNAEEAELIFINTCSIREKAEQTVRKRLTEFKSLKKQRPGLVIGVLGCMAERLKDKFLEEEKLVDIVVGPDAYRTLPALIEEAEGGQKAVNVLLSREETYADISPVRLNSNGINAFVSIMRGCNNMCAFCVVPFTRGRERSRDANSIVKECEELFNTDYKEVTLLGQNVDSYYWADEQKGETVTFAMLMERVALISPLLRVRFSTSHPKDITDEVLFTMAKYENICNYIHLPVQSGSSRVLQMMNRTYTREWYIAKVNRIKELLPDCGLSTDMITGFCTETEEEHRESLSLMEYCKYDLAYMYFYSERPGTLAARRYKDDIPEEVKKRRLQEMVALHRTHSLLSMQKEVGKTFKVLVEGISKKSEEHLYGRNDQNKVIVFPKENYQPGEYVYVKVNSCTAGTLIGEAIVN is encoded by the coding sequence ATGGAAGGCTTATTAATTGATAGTAAAGTGCACGACGAATCCCGCCAGGGAGAGGCATACGCCATAGATAATACCGCTCAATACAAAAAGTATTTTTATATTGAAAGCTATGGCTGCGCCATGAATTTTGCAGATACGGAAGTGGTGGCATCTATCCTTCAAACCAATGGTTTTGGTGCTACAAAAAATGCCGAAGAGGCGGAACTGATCTTCATTAATACCTGCTCTATCCGTGAAAAAGCAGAGCAAACCGTTCGTAAGCGTTTAACAGAATTTAAAAGCCTGAAAAAACAAAGACCGGGTTTGGTTATTGGTGTATTGGGCTGCATGGCGGAACGCTTGAAAGATAAATTTTTAGAAGAAGAAAAGCTGGTGGATATAGTGGTAGGACCGGATGCTTACAGAACATTACCTGCTTTAATTGAAGAAGCAGAAGGCGGACAAAAAGCAGTGAATGTTTTATTAAGCCGCGAAGAAACCTATGCGGATATTTCACCCGTTCGTTTGAACAGCAATGGCATTAATGCGTTTGTAAGCATTATGCGTGGCTGTAACAATATGTGTGCTTTTTGTGTTGTTCCGTTTACCCGTGGCCGTGAGCGTAGCCGCGATGCCAATAGTATTGTTAAAGAATGTGAAGAGTTATTTAATACTGATTATAAAGAAGTAACCTTGCTGGGGCAAAATGTAGACAGCTATTATTGGGCAGATGAGCAAAAAGGTGAAACAGTAACATTTGCCATGCTGATGGAAAGAGTAGCACTGATATCTCCCTTATTACGTGTGCGCTTTTCTACTTCTCATCCGAAAGATATTACAGATGAAGTATTATTCACGATGGCTAAGTACGAGAATATTTGCAACTACATCCATTTGCCTGTACAAAGCGGCAGCAGCAGGGTGTTGCAGATGATGAACAGAACGTATACAAGAGAATGGTACATCGCTAAGGTAAATCGTATTAAAGAATTATTGCCCGATTGCGGATTATCTACCGATATGATCACCGGTTTTTGTACCGAAACAGAAGAAGAGCACCGGGAATCATTAAGCCTGATGGAATATTGCAAATACGACCTGGCATATATGTATTTTTATTCCGAACGTCCCGGTACATTGGCGGCAAGAAGATACAAAGATGATATACCTGAAGAAGTGAAGAAAAGAAGATTGCAGGAAATGGTAGCATTGCATCGCACTCATTCTTTATTAAGCATGCAAAAAGAAGTAGGCAAAACATTTAAAGTATTAGTAGAAGGGATTTCTAAAAAAAGTGAAGAGCATTTATATGGCAGAAACGATCAGAATAAAGTAATTGTTTTTCCGAAAGAAAATTACCAGCCCGGTGAATATGTATATGTAAAAGTGAATAGCTGTACGGCAGGAACATTAATTGGAGAAGCGATCGTTAATTAA
- a CDS encoding sigma-54 interaction domain-containing protein translates to MADIQSIKNRFGIIGNSPALNHALDIAAQVANTDLSVLINGESGVGKEVISQIIHSLSARKHNPFIAVNCGAIPEGTIDSELFGHEKGSFTGAVDSRKGYFETVNGGTIFLDEIGEMPLGTQARLLRVLETGEYIRVGSSKVQKTDVRVIAATNKDLLDFTQIGKFREDLYYRLNTVPIRIPALRDRKEDIPLLFRKFAADFADRYKGAPIQLNEEAKTELANYSWPGNVRELKNMAEQISVLAKEKTVTAKDLQAFLPDHSQNRLPVLVSGKGAVSQQEFANEREILYKLFFDMKKDVTELKKILFDMLQNPNGARHIPVYNDNLISEIPSAPPVTSYSQQPSQPVIINQNGSGNIDHHEDVEESLSIMDKEKELIIKALKKHKGKRKDASADLGISERTLYRKLKEYDIEE, encoded by the coding sequence ATGGCAGACATACAAAGTATTAAAAACCGTTTTGGAATCATAGGCAACTCCCCTGCTTTAAATCATGCATTGGATATTGCAGCACAGGTTGCCAATACAGATTTAAGCGTATTGATAAATGGTGAAAGCGGTGTAGGTAAAGAAGTAATATCGCAGATCATACATTCTTTATCTGCAAGAAAACACAATCCTTTTATTGCGGTTAACTGCGGCGCTATTCCCGAAGGCACCATCGATTCCGAATTATTCGGACACGAAAAAGGTTCTTTCACCGGCGCTGTTGATAGTCGTAAAGGTTATTTTGAAACAGTGAACGGCGGTACAATTTTTTTAGATGAAATTGGTGAAATGCCGTTGGGTACGCAAGCCCGTTTGTTGCGTGTACTGGAAACCGGTGAATACATTCGTGTAGGAAGCAGCAAAGTACAAAAAACCGATGTGCGTGTAATTGCAGCTACCAATAAGGACCTGTTGGATTTTACACAGATAGGCAAATTCCGAGAAGACCTGTACTATCGTTTAAATACAGTGCCCATCCGCATTCCGGCATTGAGAGACAGAAAGGAAGACATCCCTTTATTGTTCAGAAAATTTGCTGCTGATTTTGCAGACCGTTATAAAGGCGCTCCCATACAGTTAAATGAAGAGGCAAAAACAGAGTTGGCTAATTACAGTTGGCCCGGTAACGTAAGAGAGTTAAAAAATATGGCAGAGCAAATATCTGTTTTGGCAAAAGAAAAAACTGTTACCGCAAAAGATCTGCAGGCATTTTTGCCCGATCATAGCCAGAATCGTTTACCCGTTCTGGTTAGTGGCAAAGGCGCTGTTAGCCAGCAGGAGTTTGCCAATGAAAGAGAGATATTATACAAATTGTTCTTCGACATGAAGAAGGATGTTACCGAACTGAAGAAGATATTGTTTGATATGTTGCAGAATCCTAATGGTGCAAGGCATATCCCTGTTTATAACGATAATCTTATTTCAGAAATTCCCTCGGCTCCTCCCGTTACATCATATAGTCAGCAGCCGTCACAACCTGTAATTATTAATCAGAATGGTTCCGGAAATATAGATCATCATGAAGATGTTGAAGAATCATTAAGCATAATGGATAAGGAAAAAGAGCTTATCATCAAGGCATTAAAAAAACACAAAGGCAAACGTAAAGATGCTTCTGCCGACCTGGGTATAAGTGAAAGAACACTTTACAGAAAATTAAAAGAGTATGATATTGAAGAGTAA
- the lptE gene encoding LPS assembly lipoprotein LptE codes for MILKSNVEAKSKKFNRYIASLKLLVGLSLVLYAFSFSTCKYSFKDTSPIPVDVKTFRVNYLENKARYINTQLSPQLTEKLKQKIIGNTRLRQTNDDSAHYDISGFVSQYDVSTSGISGASVATNRLTVSFHLIFKNNIDPTKNFEADISNNFDFPASQTLTQAEGSLSDQIISNTVDGIFNKIFSNW; via the coding sequence ATGATATTGAAGAGTAATGTAGAGGCAAAAAGCAAAAAGTTTAATAGATACATTGCCTCATTAAAGTTGTTGGTAGGGTTAAGCCTAGTGCTTTACGCTTTCAGCTTTTCCACCTGCAAGTATTCTTTTAAAGATACCTCTCCTATTCCCGTAGATGTAAAAACATTCAGGGTAAATTATTTGGAGAACAAAGCCCGGTATATTAATACACAATTAAGTCCGCAACTCACCGAAAAACTAAAACAAAAAATTATCGGCAATACCCGCTTACGTCAAACCAACGATGACAGCGCTCATTATGATATCAGCGGTTTTGTATCGCAATACGATGTAAGCACCAGCGGCATCAGTGGCGCTTCCGTTGCTACCAACCGGTTAACGGTCAGCTTTCATCTGATCTTTAAAAACAATATCGACCCTACTAAAAACTTTGAAGCGGATATTTCCAATAACTTCGATTTCCCCGCATCTCAAACCCTAACGCAAGCAGAAGGTTCTTTAAGCGACCAGATCATTTCGAATACGGTTGATGGTATCTTTAATAAGATATTCTCTAACTGGTAA
- the secG gene encoding preprotein translocase subunit SecG, which produces MLIIFIILIILSAVILGAIVLIQNPKGGGLSGSFGGIGNQLMGVKQTTDILEKGTWIFAGLLAILCILSPMFIPKEAGSSSKSGELIQKTSATPPAAPSGNTGTLPGNQPSK; this is translated from the coding sequence ATGTTAATCATCTTTATTATTTTGATCATTTTATCAGCAGTTATCTTAGGAGCGATCGTATTGATCCAAAACCCTAAAGGAGGCGGTCTATCAGGCAGTTTCGGCGGAATCGGCAACCAATTAATGGGGGTAAAACAAACTACCGATATATTGGAAAAAGGAACCTGGATCTTTGCCGGTCTTTTGGCTATTTTATGCATCCTGTCTCCTATGTTCATTCCAAAAGAGGCTGGCAGTTCGTCTAAAAGTGGAGAACTGATCCAAAAAACGTCTGCAACACCTCCGGCAGCTCCTTCCGGCAATACAGGAACTTTGCCCGGCAATCAACCATCAAAATAA
- the mltG gene encoding endolytic transglycosylase MltG produces the protein MKKLFRFLFLIILAITIGVVWLLFGSSTHFNESKKNFYIHTGSSFNDVVHGLEEQNILSGTALFTKLAAVTGYNDNTVKPGRYVISNGASLFSILRKLKSGGQTTVDLVITKLRTKEDLAKKIAANFECDSANVMKFLNSNDSLTTYDLDSNTVMTAVFPNTYNLFWNTSFSRIFKKLFTEHERFWTDERKKQAAAKGLTMVQAYTLASIIEEETRFDEEKSKIAGVYLNRIKTNMKLQADPTIKFALKDFTLKRIYDGHINRSAESPYNTYTHLGLPPGPICTPSIKTIDIVLNAPATDYLYFVAQPNNSGLSNFASTYQQHSIYAKMYQRYLDSINIK, from the coding sequence ATGAAAAAACTTTTCCGCTTCCTCTTTTTAATAATCCTGGCAATAACAATTGGTGTGGTATGGCTTTTATTTGGCAGCAGCACCCATTTCAACGAAAGCAAAAAAAACTTTTACATACATACCGGCAGCAGCTTTAATGATGTGGTTCATGGATTGGAAGAACAAAACATTCTTTCCGGTACAGCTTTATTCACAAAACTGGCTGCCGTTACAGGATATAATGACAATACGGTAAAACCCGGAAGATATGTGATAAGTAATGGCGCAAGCTTATTCAGCATTTTACGCAAATTAAAATCCGGCGGTCAAACAACTGTTGATCTTGTAATTACCAAACTCCGTACAAAAGAAGACCTGGCAAAAAAGATCGCTGCCAATTTTGAATGTGACTCTGCAAATGTTATGAAATTCCTGAACAGCAATGATTCTCTTACAACATATGACCTGGATAGTAATACCGTGATGACGGCTGTCTTTCCAAACACTTATAATTTATTCTGGAATACGTCTTTCTCCCGCATCTTTAAAAAGTTATTTACAGAACATGAACGTTTCTGGACGGATGAAAGAAAAAAGCAGGCAGCAGCAAAAGGCTTAACGATGGTTCAGGCATATACACTGGCAAGTATCATTGAAGAAGAAACAAGGTTTGATGAAGAGAAAAGTAAGATCGCAGGCGTGTATTTAAACCGCATAAAAACCAATATGAAGCTACAGGCTGATCCCACAATAAAATTTGCATTAAAAGATTTTACCTTAAAAAGGATTTATGATGGGCATATCAATCGCAGCGCCGAATCACCTTACAATACCTATACACATTTAGGATTGCCGCCCGGTCCCATTTGTACTCCCTCTATTAAAACGATCGATATTGTTTTGAACGCACCTGCAACCGATTACCTGTATTTTGTAGCGCAACCTAATAATTCAGGACTTTCCAATTTTGCAAGCACGTACCAGCAACACAGTATTTATGCAAAAATGTATCAACGCTACTTAGATAGTATTAATATTAAATAG
- a CDS encoding YihY/virulence factor BrkB family protein, which produces MLKIERIILTTPPISFVVRKSKHWILPGFEGVPLFDVLKFFRKQLKTASLTERASAISYNFIMAIPPSLLFLFTLLPSLPFIKKLDLKKQLTFLIRDIIPAKGYNDSIINFINSTFFQSPRIELISTSLILALFFASNGMIGLMRSFNKNYLGFEKRHWLRSRWIAIRLTMLIFGLVLSCLILLVTQRTALKWIGIQSAAIRETIIYLRWILIVTLMYYSIAFIYKLAPAVKKRWSLKSPGTILAASLSLLATYGFSTFVNNFGRYNALYGSISAIIVLMALIYINSLMLLIGFELNVSINSLKAIAEHRMEEEKKKTSTTTK; this is translated from the coding sequence ATGCTGAAGATCGAACGCATTATATTAACAACTCCTCCTATTTCTTTTGTAGTACGCAAAAGCAAACACTGGATATTACCCGGCTTTGAAGGCGTGCCGTTATTTGATGTACTGAAATTCTTCCGAAAGCAATTAAAAACAGCCAGTCTTACAGAAAGAGCTTCCGCCATTTCCTACAATTTTATTATGGCGATACCTCCTTCTTTATTATTCCTGTTTACGTTATTACCAAGTCTTCCTTTTATAAAAAAGTTAGATCTTAAAAAGCAGCTCACTTTCTTGATACGGGATATTATTCCCGCTAAAGGCTACAATGATTCTATCATTAATTTCATCAACAGCACTTTCTTCCAATCCCCCCGCATCGAATTGATCTCTACCAGTTTGATACTGGCACTATTCTTTGCTTCCAACGGAATGATCGGGCTAATGCGTTCCTTCAATAAAAATTATTTAGGTTTTGAAAAACGCCATTGGCTGCGCAGTCGCTGGATCGCTATTCGGCTTACTATGTTGATATTTGGATTAGTATTAAGCTGCCTTATCTTATTGGTAACGCAACGTACTGCTTTAAAATGGATCGGTATTCAAAGCGCCGCTATAAGAGAGACGATTATTTACCTGCGATGGATATTGATCGTTACACTAATGTATTACTCGATTGCATTTATTTACAAGTTAGCGCCGGCGGTAAAAAAAAGATGGAGCTTAAAATCGCCGGGAACTATACTGGCAGCTTCTTTAAGCTTATTGGCTACTTATGGCTTTTCTACTTTCGTAAATAATTTCGGGCGTTATAATGCGTTGTATGGTTCTATCAGTGCCATCATCGTTTTAATGGCGCTTATTTATATCAACTCCTTAATGTTGTTGATAGGCTTTGAATTAAATGTTAGTATTAATTCTTTAAAAGCAATTGCAGAGCACAGGATGGAAGAAGAAAAGAAGAAAACTTCTACAACTACGAAATAA
- a CDS encoding WG repeat-containing protein: MASKIKLRYTLFIVLYLHPGFSFCQNSKPLTNFSATEKCLYNFLSDNNYIPKSQSLNDSFYILSKDSLFMFQCPLKKTDTTYILIHLIKDGKEKCSTIKWKIDNIEYIIKGITRYNSASHYKKYFDSSDVFSSDLLAVKRNNKWGVINSFGEIIVPIEFDELKPHSLGIWAKKDVQVKIFGIRNTGSTIRTIAQSDYFDDIGITSPKFKPSGLRLTGVKKNGRNGMVNADLNLIVPIVYDKLNILGQKFLLGSRLKKIVLIDPVNGKEISSLYDKVALSNDGTYLLTSIEINGKIVQGKIDINGKEVE, from the coding sequence ATGGCTTCTAAAATAAAATTAAGATATACCCTTTTTATTGTTCTTTATTTGCATCCGGGTTTTTCTTTTTGCCAAAACTCTAAGCCGCTTACCAATTTCTCTGCAACAGAAAAATGCCTTTACAATTTTTTATCAGACAATAATTATATCCCTAAATCGCAAAGCCTTAATGATAGTTTTTATATTTTAAGTAAGGATAGTTTATTCATGTTTCAATGCCCGTTGAAAAAAACCGATACTACTTATATCTTGATCCATTTAATAAAAGACGGCAAAGAAAAATGCTCAACCATAAAATGGAAAATTGACAACATTGAATACATCATAAAAGGAATAACCCGCTATAATTCTGCATCTCACTACAAAAAATACTTTGATAGTTCAGATGTTTTCAGCAGCGATCTACTTGCGGTAAAAAGAAATAACAAATGGGGTGTTATAAATAGTTTTGGTGAAATTATTGTTCCTATAGAATTTGATGAACTTAAACCACATAGCTTGGGTATATGGGCTAAAAAAGATGTGCAGGTGAAAATTTTTGGAATAAGAAATACCGGCAGCACTATTAGAACAATTGCACAAAGCGATTATTTTGACGACATCGGAATAACTTCTCCCAAATTTAAGCCTTCCGGATTACGCCTTACAGGAGTTAAAAAAAATGGCAGGAATGGTATGGTGAATGCTGATCTAAACTTGATAGTTCCTATAGTCTACGATAAGTTGAACATTCTTGGGCAAAAATTTCTACTTGGATCCAGGTTGAAAAAAATTGTACTGATCGATCCTGTCAACGGTAAAGAAATATCTTCATTATATGATAAGGTCGCTTTATCAAATGATGGAACGTATTTATTAACTTCTATCGAAATAAACGGTAAAATAGTACAGGGAAAAATAGATATTAATGGCAAAGAAGTTGAGTAG
- the lpdA gene encoding dihydrolipoyl dehydrogenase yields the protein MAYDVIVLGSGPGGYPAAIRASQLGKKVAIVERESLGGICLNWGCIPTKALLKSSQVFEYAKHSVDYGINISNPTADFGGVIKRSRGVADKMSKGVQFLMKKNKIDVIMGTGKFLAKDKLEITAADGSKQTLEAKNIVIATGGRARQLPSLPIDGKKIIGYREAMILPTQPKSMIVVGSGAIGVEFAYFYNSIGTKVTIVEFLPRIVPVEDEDISKELEKQFKKQGIDIMTNSEVLSVDTSGTGVKAKVKTQTGEITLEADIVLSAVGVVANVENIGLETLGVKVEKGKIIVDANQQTSVPGLYAIGDCTPGQALAHVATKEGINAAEHLAGHHPTPIDYNNIPGCTYCTPEVASVGYTEKAAKDAGYEIKVGKFPFIASGKATAAGATEGFVKVIFDAKYGEFLGCHMIGYGVTENIAEAVAARKLETTGHELLNAIHPHPTISEAIKEATAVAYGEATDI from the coding sequence ATGGCATACGATGTAATTGTATTAGGCAGCGGACCCGGTGGTTATCCTGCAGCAATAAGAGCAAGTCAGTTAGGCAAAAAAGTAGCAATTGTAGAGAGAGAGAGCTTAGGGGGCATTTGTTTAAACTGGGGTTGTATTCCTACCAAAGCATTATTAAAAAGTTCGCAGGTATTTGAATATGCCAAACATTCGGTTGATTATGGAATTAACATCAGTAATCCAACGGCCGACTTCGGTGGGGTTATCAAACGCAGTCGTGGTGTAGCAGATAAAATGAGCAAAGGCGTTCAATTCTTAATGAAGAAGAATAAGATAGATGTGATAATGGGAACCGGCAAGTTCTTAGCTAAAGATAAATTGGAAATAACAGCCGCTGATGGAAGCAAACAAACTCTGGAAGCAAAGAACATTGTTATTGCAACCGGCGGCCGAGCCCGTCAATTGCCAAGTTTACCAATAGATGGTAAAAAAATTATTGGTTACCGTGAAGCAATGATATTACCTACACAACCTAAAAGCATGATCGTGGTAGGTAGCGGTGCTATTGGTGTTGAGTTTGCCTATTTTTATAACAGCATTGGAACCAAAGTAACCATTGTTGAATTCTTGCCAAGAATAGTTCCGGTTGAAGATGAAGACATTTCTAAAGAACTGGAAAAACAATTCAAAAAACAAGGTATCGACATTATGACCAACAGCGAAGTGTTGAGTGTTGATACAAGCGGTACCGGCGTAAAAGCAAAAGTAAAAACGCAAACGGGAGAAATTACGTTAGAAGCTGATATTGTTTTAAGTGCCGTAGGTGTTGTTGCTAACGTTGAAAACATTGGTTTAGAAACATTAGGTGTAAAAGTTGAAAAAGGAAAAATAATTGTAGATGCCAACCAGCAAACGAGTGTTCCGGGTTTATATGCCATTGGTGATTGTACTCCGGGACAGGCTTTAGCTCACGTCGCTACCAAAGAAGGTATCAATGCTGCAGAACATTTAGCTGGTCATCATCCTACTCCTATTGATTATAATAATATTCCGGGTTGTACATATTGTACGCCCGAAGTTGCCAGCGTTGGTTATACCGAAAAAGCAGCAAAAGATGCAGGCTATGAAATTAAAGTAGGTAAGTTCCCTTTCATAGCAAGTGGTAAAGCTACTGCTGCAGGCGCTACAGAAGGTTTTGTAAAAGTTATTTTTGATGCAAAATACGGTGAATTCTTAGGTTGTCATATGATCGGTTACGGCGTTACCGAAAACATTGCAGAAGCTGTGGCAGCACGCAAACTGGAAACAACCGGTCATGAATTATTGAATGCTATTCACCCGCACCCAACCATCAGCGAAGCTATAAAAGAAGCAACCGCTGTGGCTTATGGCGAAGCAACCGATATCTAA
- a CDS encoding mechanosensitive ion channel family protein, with the protein MNFPLLQQAFLDKGTSIAHKFVATAISYAPKVIGAILFYLIGSWIIGRLAILLRKTLIARKFDASLQSFLVSFFKIICLVLLVITIFGILGVDTSSFAALIVGAGVAIGSALNGTLGNFAGGVMMLIFKPFKIGDIIEAQGCIGTVTEQGVFNTTLLTPDHKTVILPNGPLSTGVITNFNTHGTLRVDITMAVALDVPVDKARTVAIQAMLQHPKVLKDPAPEVAVSKIGDGMITLAVRPYTTQTDYWDVFFGVQELVKNAFDANGIAGPIPHRVVIQK; encoded by the coding sequence ATGAATTTTCCTCTTTTGCAACAAGCCTTTTTAGACAAAGGCACCAGCATTGCTCACAAATTTGTAGCCACCGCTATTAGCTATGCACCTAAAGTTATTGGCGCCATTTTATTTTACCTCATTGGCAGTTGGATCATTGGCAGGCTTGCTATACTACTCCGCAAAACGCTTATTGCCCGTAAATTCGATGCTTCTTTACAATCCTTCTTAGTTTCTTTTTTTAAGATCATTTGTTTGGTGCTGCTCGTGATCACCATCTTTGGTATTTTAGGCGTTGACACCTCTTCCTTTGCGGCATTGATTGTTGGTGCAGGTGTTGCTATTGGCTCTGCCCTGAACGGCACATTGGGCAACTTTGCAGGTGGAGTAATGATGCTGATATTTAAACCGTTTAAAATAGGCGATATTATTGAAGCGCAAGGCTGTATTGGCACTGTAACTGAACAAGGCGTTTTCAATACTACTTTATTAACTCCAGATCATAAAACAGTAATACTTCCCAACGGGCCACTTTCTACCGGTGTTATTACAAACTTTAACACGCATGGCACCTTACGTGTTGATATAACCATGGCCGTTGCCCTGGATGTTCCTGTTGATAAAGCAAGAACAGTAGCTATACAAGCGATGCTGCAACATCCTAAAGTTTTAAAAGATCCTGCTCCGGAAGTGGCCGTTTCAAAGATCGGCGATGGCATGATAACATTGGCTGTTCGACCTTATACTACACAAACAGATTATTGGGATGTATTTTTTGGCGTGCAGGAATTGGTGAAAAATGCGTTTGATGCAAATGGTATAGCCGGGCCTATTCCGCATAGAGTGGTCATTCAAAAATAA
- a CDS encoding 5-fold beta-flower protein gives MKAFISILLIVFLIGCEKPIYLPDNPDAGSFEDWHHSILGYADYDGTIRDWHHSITGYIDPNGTVSDWHYSVMGYIDADGTVRDWHHSTIGYVDPDGTIRDWNYSIIGYIDADGTVRDWHHSIIGYANNVPLTWAAAVFFFFEFK, from the coding sequence ATGAAAGCATTTATCTCTATATTGTTGATTGTTTTTTTAATTGGTTGTGAAAAACCTATTTACCTACCAGACAATCCTGATGCAGGCTCTTTTGAAGATTGGCATCATTCAATACTCGGTTATGCAGATTATGATGGAACCATAAGAGATTGGCATCATTCAATAACAGGATATATTGATCCCAATGGCACAGTAAGCGATTGGCATTATTCTGTAATGGGATATATTGATGCGGATGGAACTGTTCGAGACTGGCATCATTCGACTATAGGATATGTAGATCCTGATGGCACGATAAGAGATTGGAATTATTCAATTATTGGATATATCGATGCGGATGGAACTGTTCGAGACTGGCATCATTCAATAATAGGATATGCAAACAACGTACCCCTTACATGGGCTGCGGCAGTATTTTTCTTTTTTGAATTTAAATAA
- a CDS encoding NINE protein produces the protein MKSKGTAYLLWLVSIFGVLGIQHFYLGKTGKGILWFFTGGLFGIGAFIDLFTLGGAVDNYNTKEELKTIRSATMANAVKS, from the coding sequence ATGAAATCAAAAGGAACTGCTTATTTATTATGGCTGGTTAGCATTTTTGGAGTGTTAGGTATCCAGCATTTTTATTTAGGTAAAACAGGGAAAGGAATCCTATGGTTTTTTACCGGAGGACTTTTCGGCATAGGTGCTTTTATTGACCTGTTTACTCTTGGTGGAGCTGTAGACAATTATAACACCAAAGAAGAACTTAAAACGATCAGGTCTGCTACAATGGCTAATGCAGTAAAAAGCTAA